A region of the Paenibacillus sp. J23TS9 genome:
CGTCTTCTAAGCGGTATTTTTCATGCCTTCAAGCACAAAAATTTTCAAGTTTTATTTGTTGTGATTCTGTTTGTGCTGTTATCGGGCACATTGTTTTATACACGCGAGGAAGGTTTGTCTGTTATCGATGCATTGTATTTCTGCATTGCGACCCTAAGTACGGTAGGACATCCCGATTTTGTACCTCAGACGGCCTTCGGTAAAATTTTCACCATGATTTATATCGTCGTGGGTACAGGCTTGTTCATGGGACTAATGGGATATATCGCTTATGGCGTGGTAAAGAGCAGCCAGAGGGAAGATAAAGAGGAGAAGGATAAGAACGAAAAGAACGGCAAGGGTGGAAAGAACGAAGATCAAGTTCACCCAGCCTCTGATCCTCAATAGAATATTGCCAAAAAGGATTCATCACGGGCACGTGAGTTTGAAGTGGAAACGGAATGGCTGCCAGGTGGCGGCACGGCCGTTTCTTCTTTTTTTGTCAGATTAACGTCACATATGGGTATGCCAAACCGGTAAAATCCCTGTGATATAATATAATCATGGAATATTACGACGGAAGCAGGTGTCCGGATTTTGAAAAAGGTTGTTGTGATCGGCGGCGGCATTACTGGCTTATCTACTGCTTATTATTTGCAAAAAAACGCCCGTGAGAGCGGTAGTGAAATTCATATTACAGTTGTAGAAGCAAACGAACGGTTAGGCGGCAAAATCAGAACGGTTCAGGACGGGGAATTCACCATGGAAACAGGGGCGGATTCTATCGTAACGCGCAAGACCAATGCTGCAGAATTGATTGAGGAAATCGGGCTGAAGGATCAAGTGGTCTATAATGCGACGGGGATATCCTACATATATTCCGACGGGAAGCTGAAGCAAATTCCGAAGGATGCGGTATTCGGCATTCCAACGAGCATAGAGTCGCTGGCAACGACGGAGCTGGTATCGGCTGAAGGCAAAGTTGAAGCACTAAAAGACTTGTATACGCCGAATGAACGTTTTACCAAAGATGATTCGGTTGGCGACTTTCTGGAAGCCTTTCTGGGAAAAGAAATTGTGGAAAAGCAAATTGGACCGGTATTGTCAGGCGTATATTCTGGTAAGTTGAGCGATCTGACCATCGCCTCCACACTGCCGTATTTAATTGATTACAAAAATGAATACGGAAGCATCATTACAGGGTTATCCGAGAATAAGGCCAAGTTCCAAAGCGGCGGCGGTAAGAAGTTTTTGTCGTTCCAGCAGGGTGTATCAGAGCTGATTGATGGAATTGAAAATCAACTTTCAAATTCCGAGATCATCAAAGGCATTGCTGCAGAGGATTTGAAGCCTTTAGCGAACGGTGGTTATGGTATCACGCTCATGGATGGACGTTTACTTGAGGCCGATGTTGTCGTGATTAGCACGCTGTCCGCTTCAGCACAGAAGCTGTTAAGAAATGCTTCACTGGATGAAGAATTTAGCCAATTCAAGAATAGTTCGCTGATCAGCGTATATATGGCATTTGATGTGCCCGACGAAGAGCTGCCGGCAGATGGAACGGGATTTATCACTTCAGACAGCGAAGATGTAAAATGCAATGCCTGCACATGGACAAGCCGGAAATGGGAGCACACCTCAACAGAAGGCAGGCTGCTCGTCAGACTCTTTTACAAGAGCACCAATCCGCATTATGATGAGCTGGTGAAGCTGACGGAAGATGAGCTGCTTCAGGTCGGTATGCAAGATATTCAAACGAGCCTTGGTATCTCAAGCCAGCCGCTGACCTATGATGTGACCAAGTGGCATGAAATGATGCCGAACTATCATATCATGCATCATCAGATTGTAAAGTCACTGGAAGCGAAGATGGAAGAACTGATGCCGAACGTGCTGCTGGCTGGCTGCTCCTACTACGGGGTCGGTATTCCAGATTGCATCGCGAACGGCGAAGAGACCGCGGCGAAGATCATGCAGATGATTGCTGACTGAACTATGGATAAGGTCCGGACAAACTGTCCGGGCCTTTTTTAATATAACGATTCGTTTGTCGGTATATATCATTCAGGTTTCATCTGATGATATGCTGATTCGATCAATTCTTGCAAGTGTGCGCCCTGTTTTTACTCTAAGCTAATCTTCAATCCATTCCGGTGGAGTACGGTGTTCCGGGTATATAGTAGAAACTATATACCATTTTGAATGATTGCCTTGTTCCTATTGTCAAAAACACACCTAGATATTATACTAACCTTGATTTTATTCATAACGGACTTTTTGTAACGAGTATAACAAATTGAATATGAAAGGAGGAGAAAAGCTTGGATATGCGTATTATCCGGCTGTTTAGACCACCCGTGAATCCGATGCCTTTATATGCGCATACCACCGGTTATAACAAACAGAAATCGATGAAACGGCCGGAAGGTTTTTCGACACATCAGCTGTTATTTTCGAGATCCGGAAAAGGCAGGATCAGCATTACTGGTCATGATGAGTTTGAGCTTGGCCCGATGCAGTA
Encoded here:
- the hemG gene encoding protoporphyrinogen oxidase; translation: MKKVVVIGGGITGLSTAYYLQKNARESGSEIHITVVEANERLGGKIRTVQDGEFTMETGADSIVTRKTNAAELIEEIGLKDQVVYNATGISYIYSDGKLKQIPKDAVFGIPTSIESLATTELVSAEGKVEALKDLYTPNERFTKDDSVGDFLEAFLGKEIVEKQIGPVLSGVYSGKLSDLTIASTLPYLIDYKNEYGSIITGLSENKAKFQSGGGKKFLSFQQGVSELIDGIENQLSNSEIIKGIAAEDLKPLANGGYGITLMDGRLLEADVVVISTLSASAQKLLRNASLDEEFSQFKNSSLISVYMAFDVPDEELPADGTGFITSDSEDVKCNACTWTSRKWEHTSTEGRLLVRLFYKSTNPHYDELVKLTEDELLQVGMQDIQTSLGISSQPLTYDVTKWHEMMPNYHIMHHQIVKSLEAKMEELMPNVLLAGCSYYGVGIPDCIANGEETAAKIMQMIAD